Proteins encoded in a region of the Aphelocoma coerulescens isolate FSJ_1873_10779 chromosome 28, UR_Acoe_1.0, whole genome shotgun sequence genome:
- the FAM174C gene encoding protein FAM174C isoform X2 has translation MSEPRGGSASGSRPARNGAAPEPASGSAGPGRCLRRAHRPGAFLRPPLPLRCPGPAMPRLLLLLLLLFLLVPHLGRAAAPSPGNSTEPPRAAAGNETQSGSEHESGPRLSVGLGLPVLRRAVYVLSALSALAGLYFVLRAVRLKKPQRKKYGLLSSHDENIELGSLDSDEDTVFETRNLRR, from the exons ATGTCGGAGCCCCGCGGCGGCTCCGCGAGCGGGTCACGgccagcccggaacggcgcagCCCCGGAACCCGCGAGCGGCTCCGCGGGGCCCGGGCGGTGCCTGCGCCGCGCGCACCGTCCCGGCGCCTTCCtgcggccgccgctcccgctccgctgccccggcccggccatgccgcgccttctcctcctcctcctcctcctcttcctcctcgttCCGCACCtcggccgcgccgccgcccccagcccggggaacAGCACGGAGCCGCCGCGGGCGGCCGCAGGGAACGAGACGCAGTCGGGGTCGGAGCACGAGTCCGGGCCGAGGCTGTCGGTGGGGTTGGGGCTGCCGGTGCTGAGGCGGGCAGTTTATGTGCTGAGCGCTCTCTCGGCGCTGGCTGGGCTCTACTTCGTGCTGCGGGCGGTCCG GTTGAAGAAGCCCCAGAGGAAGAAGTATGGGCTGCTCTCGAGCCACGATGAGAACATCGAGCTGGGCTCCCTGGACAGTGACGAGGACACCGTGTTTGAAACACGGAACCTGAGGCG atga
- the FAM174C gene encoding protein FAM174C isoform X1 produces MSEPRGGSASGSRPARNGAAPEPASGSAGPGRCLRRAHRPGAFLRPPLPLRCPGPAMPRLLLLLLLLFLLVPHLGRAAAPSPGNSTEPPRAAAGNETQSGSEHESGPRLSVGLGLPVLRRAVYVLSALSALAGLYFVLRAVRPRSEGPRNEPKTHFRLKKPQRKKYGLLSSHDENIELGSLDSDEDTVFETRNLRR; encoded by the exons ATGTCGGAGCCCCGCGGCGGCTCCGCGAGCGGGTCACGgccagcccggaacggcgcagCCCCGGAACCCGCGAGCGGCTCCGCGGGGCCCGGGCGGTGCCTGCGCCGCGCGCACCGTCCCGGCGCCTTCCtgcggccgccgctcccgctccgctgccccggcccggccatgccgcgccttctcctcctcctcctcctcctcttcctcctcgttCCGCACCtcggccgcgccgccgcccccagcccggggaacAGCACGGAGCCGCCGCGGGCGGCCGCAGGGAACGAGACGCAGTCGGGGTCGGAGCACGAGTCCGGGCCGAGGCTGTCGGTGGGGTTGGGGCTGCCGGTGCTGAGGCGGGCAGTTTATGTGCTGAGCGCTCTCTCGGCGCTGGCTGGGCTCTACTTCGTGCTGCGGGCGGTCCG CCCCAGGTCCGAGGGCCCAAGAAACGAGCCCAAAACTCATTTCAGGTTGAAGAAGCCCCAGAGGAAGAAGTATGGGCTGCTCTCGAGCCACGATGAGAACATCGAGCTGGGCTCCCTGGACAGTGACGAGGACACCGTGTTTGAAACACGGAACCTGAGGCG atga
- the CIRBP gene encoding cold-inducible RNA-binding protein isoform X3, protein MASDEGKLFVGGLSFDTNEQSLEQVFSKYGQISEVVVVKDRETQRSRGFGFVTFENIDDAKDAMMAMNGKSVDGRQIRVDQAGKSSENRSRGYRGGSSGGRGFFRGGRGRGRGFSRGGGDRGYGGSRFDSRSGGYNGSRDYYNSRSQGGYGDRNSGGSYRDSYDSYG, encoded by the exons ATGGCATCAGATGAGGGAAAGCTCTTTGTCGGCGGGCTCAGTTTCGACACCAATGAGCAGTCATTGGAGCAAGTCTTCTCTAAATACGGACAGATTTCTGAAG TCGTGGTGGTGAAAGACAGAGAGACTCAGAGATCCAGAGGTTTTGGCTTTGTTACTTTTGAAAATATCGATGATGCAAAAGATGCGATGATGGCCATGAATGGAAAG TCTGTAGATGGGCGTCAGATCCGGGTTGACCAGGCTGGGAAATCCTCCGAGAACAGATCCCGTGGCTACAGAGGGGGGTCCTCGGGGGGCCGGGGTTTCTTCCGcgggggccgaggccggggccgTGGCTTCTCCAGAG GAGGTGGAGACAGAGGCTATGGCGGCAGCAGATTTGATTCCAGAAGCGGAGGCTATAACGGCTCCAGAGACTACTATAATAGCAG GAGTCAAGGTGGCTATGGAGACAGGAACTCAGGAGGCTCCTACAGAGACAGCTACGACAGTTACG GCTGA
- the CIRBP gene encoding cold-inducible RNA-binding protein isoform X2, with product MASDEGKLFVGGLSFDTNEQSLEQVFSKYGQISEVVVVKDRETQRSRGFGFVTFENIDDAKDAMMAMNGKSVDGRQIRVDQAGKSSENRSRGYRGGSSGGRGFFRGGRGRGRGFSRGGGDRGYGGSRFDSRSGGYNGSRDYYNSRSQGGYGDRNSGGSYRDSYDSYATHNE from the exons ATGGCATCAGATGAGGGAAAGCTCTTTGTCGGCGGGCTCAGTTTCGACACCAATGAGCAGTCATTGGAGCAAGTCTTCTCTAAATACGGACAGATTTCTGAAG TCGTGGTGGTGAAAGACAGAGAGACTCAGAGATCCAGAGGTTTTGGCTTTGTTACTTTTGAAAATATCGATGATGCAAAAGATGCGATGATGGCCATGAATGGAAAG TCTGTAGATGGGCGTCAGATCCGGGTTGACCAGGCTGGGAAATCCTCCGAGAACAGATCCCGTGGCTACAGAGGGGGGTCCTCGGGGGGCCGGGGTTTCTTCCGcgggggccgaggccggggccgTGGCTTCTCCAGAG GAGGTGGAGACAGAGGCTATGGCGGCAGCAGATTTGATTCCAGAAGCGGAGGCTATAACGGCTCCAGAGACTACTATAATAGCAG GAGTCAAGGTGGCTATGGAGACAGGAACTCAGGAGGCTCCTACAGAGACAGCTACGACAGTTACG CTACACACAACGAGTAA
- the CIRBP gene encoding cold-inducible RNA-binding protein isoform X1 produces MASDEGKLFVGGLSFDTNEQSLEQVFSKYGQISEVVVVKDRETQRSRGFGFVTFENIDDAKDAMMAMNGKSVDGRQIRVDQAGKSSENRSRGYRGGSSGGRGFFRGGRGRGRGFSRGGGDRGYGGSRFDSRSGGYNGSRDYYNSRSQGGYGDRNSGGSYRDSYDSYGKSRFDRER; encoded by the exons ATGGCATCAGATGAGGGAAAGCTCTTTGTCGGCGGGCTCAGTTTCGACACCAATGAGCAGTCATTGGAGCAAGTCTTCTCTAAATACGGACAGATTTCTGAAG TCGTGGTGGTGAAAGACAGAGAGACTCAGAGATCCAGAGGTTTTGGCTTTGTTACTTTTGAAAATATCGATGATGCAAAAGATGCGATGATGGCCATGAATGGAAAG TCTGTAGATGGGCGTCAGATCCGGGTTGACCAGGCTGGGAAATCCTCCGAGAACAGATCCCGTGGCTACAGAGGGGGGTCCTCGGGGGGCCGGGGTTTCTTCCGcgggggccgaggccggggccgTGGCTTCTCCAGAG GAGGTGGAGACAGAGGCTATGGCGGCAGCAGATTTGATTCCAGAAGCGGAGGCTATAACGGCTCCAGAGACTACTATAATAGCAG GAGTCAAGGTGGCTATGGAGACAGGAACTCAGGAGGCTCCTACAGAGACAGCTACGACAGTTACGGTAAGTCCCGCTTCGACCGGGAGCGCTGA
- the MIDN gene encoding midnolin: MDPQPGARSCSRGAPACEVGPPEPPMNLYIHTTTGTRYELSVPAEETVEGLKRRLSQRLKVPKERLALLHKESRLSSGKLQDLGVVEGSKLTLVPTVEAGLMSQASRPEQSVMQALESLTETQVNDFLSGRSPLTLALRVGDHMMFVQLQLAAQQSTGQLQHRHLIASRGEAGASASPHCRTLHGASGSGFARIPVVPTCQQSPAPSPAPAAPAPPMYCNAPHAAPVTAGMFRSHGASTQTVNSSVVSSCSEVDCGSRSSSSPGSSPAPSARSRKPGAVIESFVNHAPGVFSGTFSGTLHPNCQDSSGRPRRDIGTILQILNDLLSATRHYQGMPQSLTQLRCQTQFSSSSSSSSSSSPPASPDLATKTTSEPLPAAATPTLHPVVQCQSQIRMCKPSGDRLRQTENRATRCKVERLQLLLQQKRLRRKARRDARAPYHWVPNRKAGRTNSNSSVSSEGSLDLDFEDSVWKPEVKAEMKSEFVVA, translated from the exons ATGGACCCGCAGCCCGgcgccaggagctgcagccgcGGGGCTCCCGCCTGCGAGGTGGGGCCGCCCGAGCCCCCCATGAACCTCTACATCCACACCACCACCGGCACCCGCTATGAGCTCTCGGTGCCCGCCGAGGAGACGGTGGAGGGGCTGAAGCGGCGGCTGTCCCAGCGCCTCAAGGTGCCCAAGGAGCGGCTGGCGCTGCTGCACAAAGAGAG CCGCCTCAGCTCTGGCAAACTGCAGGACCTGGGGGTCGTGGAAGGCAGCAAGCTGACACTGGTGCCCACCGTGGAGGCCGGCTTGATG tcccaGGCGTCCAGACCAGAACAGTCGGTGATGCAAGCTCTGGAAAGCTTAACTGAAACTCAG GTCAATGACTTCTTGTCGGGCCGGTCCCCGCTGACCCTGGCCCTGCGTGTGGGTGACCACATGATGTTcgtgcagctgcagctggcGGCTCAGCAGAGCACCGGGCAGCTCCAGCACCGGCACCTCATCGCCAGCCGCGGCGAGGCGGGGGCCAGCGCCAGCCCCCACTGCCGGACGCTGCACGGTGCCAGCGGCTCAGGCTTCGCCCGCATCCCCGTGGTGCCCACgtgccagcagagcccggcccccagccccgcgcccgccgcgccggCCCCCCCCATGTACTGTAACGCCCCTCACGCCGCTCCCGTCACCGCTGGGATGTTCCGGTCGCACGGGGCCAGCACGCAGACGGTGAACAGCAGCGTGGTCTCCTCCTGCTCAGAG GTGGACTGTGGCTcccgcagcagcagctccccaggcagCAGTCCGGCCCCCTCAGCCCGATCCCGCAAGCCCGGGGCGGTCATCGAGAGCTTCGTCAACCACGCGCCTGGGGTCTTCTCAGGGACCTTCTCCG gCACTTTGCACCCCAACTGCCAGGACAGCAgcgggcggccgcggcgggaCATCGGCACCATCCTGCAGATCCTCAACGACCTCCTCAGCGCCACACGACACTACCAGGGCATGCCCCAGTCCCTGACGCAGCTCCGCTGCCAGACGcagttctcctcctcttcctcctcctcctcctcctcctcgccgcCCGCCTCCCCGGACCTCGCCACCAAAACTACCTCAGAGCCGCTGCCGGCGGCCGCCACCCCCACCCTGCACCCCGTAGTCCAGTGCCAAAGCCAGATCCGGATGTGCAAGCCCAGTG GGGACCGGCTGCGGCAGACGGAGAACCGGGCGACGCGCTGCAAGGTGGagcggctgcagctgctgctgcagcagaagcgGCTGCGGCGGAAGGCGCGGAGGGACGCGAGGGCTCCGTACCACTGGGTGCCCAACCGCAAGGCCGGGCGCaccaacagcaacagcagcgTCTCCAGCGAGGGCAGCCTGGACCTGGACTTCGAGGACTCGGTCTGGAAGCCGGAGGTCAAGGCCGAGATGAAATCCGAGTTTGTCGTAGCATAG